The Hymenobacter sp. DG01 sequence GAGGCCGTAGCCCAGACTAAACCCAAAGCTGCCACCGCCGCTACGGCGGCCCCGCTGAAAGATGGTGCCTTCCGGCGCAATGGCAAGGTGTACCGGCTACAGGCCGGCAAAGCCTCGCCGCTTACTGCCTCCCTGCGGTTCAGCAACGGCTCTACGCTGCTGACCAATGGCACACTGGTAACCAAAAACGGCGCTAGGCAGCTTCTCGGCGAAGGTAAAGCCGTGAACATGCAGGGCGACGTGGTCATTTACCGCGACGATATGATGAGTGCCCGGGCCATTGAGCGCCACGACGAGGCCACGACCGGGGCCAAGCCTACCGTGGTTGAAATTCCGGTAAGCACTAACCTGGCTGCTCTCGGGGCGGAGCTGCAGCGTACCAGCCAGCGCCTGGAGCAGCTGCGGCAACTGACTGACCTGCTGGCCGAGCGAGCGGCGGCGTCAGCGGCCGGCACTACCCCTACCCCCGCTTCCGAGCAAAAGCTTCAGGCTCTGAGTCAGCAACTCAAGCCCTGACCCATAATTCTGCGCTACCCCTGCCCCGGAAACCGAAGTTCTTCTTAACTTAAGAGAGCTTCGGTTTTCTGCTGTTATGGGGGCACTCAATCAGTTGTGGCATACTTATCCATACCTAATTCCAGATATTATATATTTTGGTTTCGAATTAGTTATAAAAAATTTTGGCTTCAAGCTGTATCGGGCATTGTGTTTGGGCTGGCGGTTTTCTACATTTGATTTCACTGGGTTCTTCACCTCCCCTTCACCTTCTAGGTTTTCACCGGCAACTGCACTCTATGGCCTAAAGCTCTACGTCCCCTAACTCTCGTAGTCTTTATGGAAACCATGCAGCCGAGCGACTCCGCTCTTATTTCGCTCTACATTGCCGGCCAGGAAGAGGCCTTTGCTCAGTTGCTTGAGCGGCATAAAGCCCGTGTATTCACCACTATCATGCTGATTGTGCGCGACGAAGACGTGGCCGAAGACCTTTTACAGGACACGTTCATCAAGGCCATTCACACCATGAAGAGTGGCCGCTATAATGAAGAAGGCAAATTCTCGTCCTGGATTTGCCGGATTGCGCATAATCTGGCCATTGACTGCTTCCGCCGCGAAAAACGCAGTCCTTTATTGAACCTTGATACAACAAGTCATGCGTTCAACTCGTTGTCGTTGGCAGAAGAAGGTGCTGAAGCTGCGCTAACGCGGGAAGAAACCCACGCGCGGCTTCGGGAGCTGATTCAGGAGCTGCCCGCGGCGCAGAAAGAAGTCCTGATCATGCGCCACTACGGCGACATGAGCTTTCAGGAAATTGCCGATGCAACGGGGGTCAGCATTAATACAGCGCTAGGGCGGATGCGCTACGCGTTGATTAACCTGCGGAAAAAGATGGCCGCGCAACCCGTTTTCTATGATCAAAACCTTTACCCACGAGAAACTGCTCCGGTACGTGTACAACGAGTTGCCGGCTGATGAACAGCAGGAAATAGAGCAGGCTCTGGTGCACGACGCCGACCTGGCCGCTACCTGCGCCGATTTGCTCCTGGCCCAGCGGGCCCTCGATGGAGCCCGGCGCACACCCGGTAAGCGTACCACCGATGCTATTCTGCAGTACTCCCGCACCTTTCTCAAGGCCGGGTAAGTAGTTTCCCAGGGGAAAGAAATACGTCCTTGTGCGGGCCAGCTGATAACAGCTTACCCGCGCAAGGACATTTTTTTGCCTGTACTTTGCAGCGCACTTCACCTTTGCCGTATGCGTAAGCCCGAGCGGTTCCGCCTCTTTCTTGACTATTTCACCACCAACTTCCCTGAGCCGAAGACGGAGCTGGTGTATTCCAACCCCTACGAGCTGATTGTGGCCGTGGTGCTCAGCGCCCAGTGCACCGATAAGCGCGTCAACCAGATTATGCCGGCCCTGCTGGAGCAGTTCCCAACTCCCGCGCACTTGGCCGCCGCGTCCGCCGAGGAGATATTCCCCTTCATCCGCAGCGTTTCCTACCCCAACAACAAAGCCAAGCACCTTGCAGGCCTGGGCCGCCTGCTGGTGCAGGAGTTTGGGGGCGAAGTGCCCAGCACCATTGAGGAGTTGCAGCGCCTGCCGGGGGTAGGCCGCAAAACAGCTAACGTGTTAGTATCCGTGATTTATAACCAGCCCGCCATGGCCGTGGATACCCACGTCTTTCGGGTATCGCACCGGCTCGGGCTGGTGCCGCGCACGGCTACTACCCCCCTGGCCGTGGAAAAGGAGCTGGTCCGCTATATCCCGCAGGAACTGGTGCCCAAGGCCCACCACTGGCTGATTTTGCATGGGCGTTACATCTGTGTAGCGCGCCAGCCCAAATGCAGCATTTGCCCCCTGAAAAGCTGGTGCAAGTACTACACTGATGTAGTGGCTAAACAGGCACTTACGCCCGATAAAAAGCCCGTAAAACGCGCAGTACGCCCCAAATCATTCGGCGAAGGCACAACTTAGTATATAAGTGGTACTAGGTAGTTTATAGTAAGACAGAGCTCAGGGCTTTTGCGCGGCCTGCTCCAGAACCTGCAGGATTGTGGCTCCAATTTGCTGCCGGTCGAACTGAGTTCTGGCTACCTGCTGGCCGGCCGCTCCGGCAGCGCGTAGCTGCTCCGGGTTGCTTAGTACATTGGCCAGCAGCTCTGCTAGAGCTTTGGGCTCACCAGCCGGGGTAACCCAGCCACAACGGTGCCTTTCCACTAGCTCTTTGGTCCAGCCTTGGTTGGTAACAATCACCGGGGTTCCTACGGCCAGGCTGTCGTAGAGCTTGGCCGGTGAGTTGGCATCCAGCACCGGCAGCCCCAGAAAGGAAACTACCGCTACGTCGGCCAGCCGGAACCACGCAAACACCGCGTGGCGCGGCTGGGGCGGCACCAGCCGGATGGCCGGACAACGGGCCGCGGCGGCTTGCAGCAGAGGCTCATCGTAGCCGTGGCCCATAAACAGCCAGGTAACGGCGGGGTGCCGCGCAGCCAGCAGCTCGGCGGCAGCTACCAGGGTAGGCATATCATTGGCCCGCCCGAAGGTACCGGCATACAGAATTACCTGGCGGCCTGCCAGGCCCTGCTGCTGGCGGAGGGCCGCCACGGCCGCATCGGTAGCGGCGGCGGCTAAGTCCAGGTCGGTGCCGTTGAGGGAGGTAGTCAGCTTTTCGGGCGGTATGCCCAGGCCCTGTACATAGGCCGTCATATCCGGTGAGAGGGGCAGAATATGGCGGGCCGACTGGTAAAGGTTCTTTTCCAGGGCATACAGCCTGCGTTGCGCCAGTTTGTTGGGCACCGCACCCATGGCAACAGGAAAAGCCGGCCACAAATCCTGCACCTCAAACACCCACGGCACCCGCCGCAGGCGGGCTACCTGGGCCGCTGCCCAGGCGGCCGTGAGGGGCGTGCTGATTCCCCAGATAACATCGGGCTTTTCTATGCGCAAGCCTTCGCGCAGGGCGTAGGCGGCGTATTGCCCAAAGGCGAGGGCCCGGCGGGCTACCCCCATTTTGTTTTCGTAAGGCACTGCCGCCGCGCGCATTTCTACCCCTTCGGGCAGCCACGGAAACGCCTGGGTCAGGCGTTGCGGCTCCCAGGTGCGGGTAGTAAGCAGAGTAACGCGGTGCCGGCGGGCCATCTGCGCCAGCAACGAGTAGTGCCGACTAGTGGCGGGGCAGTCGGGGTTGGTGTGGTACTGGCTGAAGACGGCAATGTGCATGGATGGCTAACTGAGGCGGCCCCGGTTCTGCTTGGGCCGATAGCGCGACTCGTTGAGAATGCGCTGGGCATTTTTCTCGGCCATCAGCTGCTTAAGCGTTACGTTGGGGTGCTCGGCCATGTACTTGCGCACAATCTGCCAGCCAATCCAGGCCCCTACCCTGCCGGGACAGGTCTTGTCAATTTCCGGGATGTTGGGCCGCTCCCCGATGTACTTCTGAATCGTGAAAGGAGCCGTGTTATACAGCAGATTCTTATCGAGGAAGTGGGCCCAGATCTTGCCTTCATTAAAGTTTACTCCGGCCATTTCTTTACTGGTGTAGCCCATTATCAGCGAGTCAGCGGTGCAGGGCAGCACTTTCTCGGCGAAGTACAGCGCCTTGCCAAACTGCACCATCTCGCCCAGCATGGTTTGGTTGGCAAGCTGCTTCTGGTTGTACTTGCTGCTGATGGCCAGCGCCAGGGCGGGCAGCAGATGCTCTTTGGTGTAGCGGCGCTGAATATAGGAGGGCACGTTGGGCAGATAGGCCGCCTTAGGACCCACGAAGAAATCGGTGCTGATGACCAGCAGGCTGTCATTTACGAACAAATCCTGGCTGAGCCCGCTCACGAAAGTTTTTACCGGCGGCACCCGAAAATCGGGGAAGTAGTAGCGGATGTGCTGGAACAGGGGCTGCAGCTGTTGCTTCAGCTGCTCGGCCCGGAAAGTGGTATCGGCCTGGGCACCCAGTTTTTGCAGGCCGGGGTTGGTGGCCAGGCGCGCCAGCGTAGTGCTCAGCACCTCACCCGGATACTGACCGCTCTGTAAAAACTGCCGCGCAAATAAACCGTGCGCCTTTATGAACTGAGCGGCATCAGCGGGGCTCTTGATTTGAAAAAACGGCTTTTCCAGGCGTTCCAGCGCCACCGGCGCCGACACCTTGGCTACCGCCGGGTCTAGTTCACAGCTTTCTTGGCCGCGACTACAGGCGACCAGACCCAGCCCGGCCACCACTACGGCCGCCAGCCAGGCCCGCATACGGGTAGGAATGTGCATCACGCTTCTATCTTTAAGGCGAAATTAGCCAAAACGGAACGGCCAACCGCCGTGGCTTCGTGTTTCCCCTACCTGTTATTCCGTCCTTGCCATGAAAAAAGTTCTGCTTTCCCTGCTGCTCAGCGGCGCTACCCTGGGCGTAGCCTCCGCTCAGGTTGAAATTGGGCTAAAGGTTTCGCCCTCTATTACCCACCTGCGGGCTGGCTCCCTGGAAAACGGGCTGCAAAATGAGAAGGCCAAGCTGGGCATTGGCGGCGGCATCATCGTCGATTACTTCTTCGGTGAAAACTATGCCTTCGGCACGGGCCTGGAGCTTACGGGCAAGGGTGGCACCATCAGCTACTTCGACCCCGCCCTGAATCGGCGTGAGCAGCAGAAAATCGGGTTGCAGTACCTACAGGTTCCCGTCACGGTGAAGCTGTTCACCAACGACATTGCCACCGATACCAAGCTGTACTTCCAGCTGGGCGGCTCGCTGAACGCGGCCATTGCCGGGCGCCTCGGCGGCGAGAAATACTATACGGACCCCGCCACACAGGAAAAAACCAAAGCTGCCAAGCACGTCATCATCCCCGATGTAGGGCTGCGGGCTGGTTTCGGTGTGGAGCGCCAGCTGGGCAAGAGCACCCGCGTGCTGGCCGGCCTGAGCTACCACCGCGGCCTGCTCAACATCGACAATTACTTCGAAGACGAGCGGGGTTTCAGGGAGGTAGAGCTGAAGAACAGTGAGTTTGCTCTCGATTTGGGCATGAAGTTCTAACCCAGTTATTCTGTTAAGCAACAGGGCCCGCGCACCTATGGTGCGCGGGCCCTGTTGCTTAGCTTAACCCCGAATCGGAGGGTAGCTCTCGGGGGAGTTCGTGCAGGGCCTGCCGGAGCTTTGCTGCTACCTGCGCTACGGCAGCCTGGGCCGTAGCACTAGCCGACTCACTGGCTGGCAGTGGCTGCTCCAGTGCCTGCACGGCCGCCCCTACCCCCCGTATGCCCAGCGACTCTACCCCTGGCCTGATATGATGGATGATGGCCGCCACCTGAGCCCAATTCTGGGTAGCTGCGGCCGTTTCCAGCTGAGCCAGACTAGTGGGCATGCTCCCCAAAAACGACCGGATGATCTTGGCTACGAAAGCGTCGCGGCCGTGCGCCAGTCCCCGTAGGCGGGTCAGGTCGTAGCTGGCTTGGGCCGCCGGGGTAGGGGTAGCATCAGGCTGCAGCAAGGCTTCCAGGTTTCGGTACAGGTCAGCCTCCTCAAAGGGCTTGGTCAGGCAGGCATTCATGCCGGCGGCCAGGTAGCGGGCATTATCCGAGCGGAAAGCGTTGGCCGTCAGAGCCAGAATGGGCACGTTGGCGCGGACCGGGTCGGGCAGCTGCCGGATAACTGCCGTAGCTTCCAGCCCACTCATACCAGGCATCTGAATGTCCATCAGTACCGCATCGTAAAGACGGTGCCGGACCATTTCCAGCCCTACCTGCCCGTTTTCGGCCTCATCTACCTCCACGCCCCATTCTTCCAGCAGCATGCGGGCTACGTCGCGGTTTACCTCGTTGTCTTCT is a genomic window containing:
- a CDS encoding DUF6799 domain-containing protein, coding for MSFPLMLIRSLAVVAFLGTTGAEAVAQTKPKAATAATAAPLKDGAFRRNGKVYRLQAGKASPLTASLRFSNGSTLLTNGTLVTKNGARQLLGEGKAVNMQGDVVIYRDDMMSARAIERHDEATTGAKPTVVEIPVSTNLAALGAELQRTSQRLEQLRQLTDLLAERAAASAAGTTPTPASEQKLQALSQQLKP
- a CDS encoding RNA polymerase sigma factor — its product is METMQPSDSALISLYIAGQEEAFAQLLERHKARVFTTIMLIVRDEDVAEDLLQDTFIKAIHTMKSGRYNEEGKFSSWICRIAHNLAIDCFRREKRSPLLNLDTTSHAFNSLSLAEEGAEAALTREETHARLRELIQELPAAQKEVLIMRHYGDMSFQEIADATGVSINTALGRMRYALINLRKKMAAQPVFYDQNLYPRETAPVRVQRVAG
- the nth gene encoding endonuclease III, which produces MRKPERFRLFLDYFTTNFPEPKTELVYSNPYELIVAVVLSAQCTDKRVNQIMPALLEQFPTPAHLAAASAEEIFPFIRSVSYPNNKAKHLAGLGRLLVQEFGGEVPSTIEELQRLPGVGRKTANVLVSVIYNQPAMAVDTHVFRVSHRLGLVPRTATTPLAVEKELVRYIPQELVPKAHHWLILHGRYICVARQPKCSICPLKSWCKYYTDVVAKQALTPDKKPVKRAVRPKSFGEGTT
- a CDS encoding glycosyltransferase family 4 protein, which encodes MHIAVFSQYHTNPDCPATSRHYSLLAQMARRHRVTLLTTRTWEPQRLTQAFPWLPEGVEMRAAAVPYENKMGVARRALAFGQYAAYALREGLRIEKPDVIWGISTPLTAAWAAAQVARLRRVPWVFEVQDLWPAFPVAMGAVPNKLAQRRLYALEKNLYQSARHILPLSPDMTAYVQGLGIPPEKLTTSLNGTDLDLAAAATDAAVAALRQQQGLAGRQVILYAGTFGRANDMPTLVAAAELLAARHPAVTWLFMGHGYDEPLLQAAAARCPAIRLVPPQPRHAVFAWFRLADVAVVSFLGLPVLDANSPAKLYDSLAVGTPVIVTNQGWTKELVERHRCGWVTPAGEPKALAELLANVLSNPEQLRAAGAAGQQVARTQFDRQQIGATILQVLEQAAQKP
- a CDS encoding gliding motility lipoprotein GldB, which gives rise to MHIPTRMRAWLAAVVVAGLGLVACSRGQESCELDPAVAKVSAPVALERLEKPFFQIKSPADAAQFIKAHGLFARQFLQSGQYPGEVLSTTLARLATNPGLQKLGAQADTTFRAEQLKQQLQPLFQHIRYYFPDFRVPPVKTFVSGLSQDLFVNDSLLVISTDFFVGPKAAYLPNVPSYIQRRYTKEHLLPALALAISSKYNQKQLANQTMLGEMVQFGKALYFAEKVLPCTADSLIMGYTSKEMAGVNFNEGKIWAHFLDKNLLYNTAPFTIQKYIGERPNIPEIDKTCPGRVGAWIGWQIVRKYMAEHPNVTLKQLMAEKNAQRILNESRYRPKQNRGRLS
- a CDS encoding porin family protein, whose translation is MKKVLLSLLLSGATLGVASAQVEIGLKVSPSITHLRAGSLENGLQNEKAKLGIGGGIIVDYFFGENYAFGTGLELTGKGGTISYFDPALNRREQQKIGLQYLQVPVTVKLFTNDIATDTKLYFQLGGSLNAAIAGRLGGEKYYTDPATQEKTKAAKHVIIPDVGLRAGFGVERQLGKSTRVLAGLSYHRGLLNIDNYFEDERGFREVELKNSEFALDLGMKF